The DNA sequence TTATTGAATCGGATCAGCTAAAGTATAAGAGGCGATATTGGTCCCTTATGGGACTTGTGGTAATATGGTGCAAACAAACCAAGGGTCATAAGCAGTGTGTGAATACTGGATTCGAACAGAGCATGCTTTTAGCTTGGAAAATGAATAAAGACTATTTCACTCGTCCATACTTTCTGAAAGTTGTCACGAATGGTTGCACTTTGTCAAGAATGGTCGAACGTTGCAgcatataaataaataagagGTTACCGACAGTCGCCAGTTATGGCTGTACGGGTAATTTATTTCAAGTCCTTCATGAGTTCGCACTGGAGGCGTTTCCTTAAAACGAAACACACAAAGTGGTAACCTGACAACATATGATAACCCGCTCCACAGTACACTTACTCTCTCGAGTGACCAGTGGTTGTGCGTGGGGGCCTGGGGAGGCGAGCTGTATGTTTTTTCCAGACCCGCATACGGCTTCGGCAGCACTGCTAATGGCAGTCGCAGTTACATTGTCGAAGCAGCTGCCAGCGACTGGGGAAGAGATTGCGTAACATAAGTGTACAATTTAAGTAACATATGAATATGgatatttatgaatattaatttaaCTAATAATTGCCACACGAACCATTGAGGGAATATCATAAATCTgaactctctctctttctttctctctctctctctctctctacacacacacacacacacacacacacacacacacacataatatatatatatatatatatatatatatatatatatatatatatatatatatgtaaagtaTTTATATTGCCTTAATAATACTGATGTACATCTGTTTAGTTGGAACCTGTCAGTCTAAAGCAAGATGGAATCCCTACTTGTtcagttgatgatgtccagtatGGTTAGACTATATCAGAGTACTGAAGCTTAACATTGTTTAGACTGAATACAGTTGTAAGATATGGTACAAGTTCAGTAAGACATGAATCACTTACCCCTTTCGGGAGCTACTGGTTTGAAATACGTGGATCCTGGTTCATTGAAGCCGGTAGTAGTCGTGTCCAGAGAAGAAGGCTGACCACTGCAGGCTTGAAGATATTTGTTGTAAAAGAACGATTCACATCCCGAGTGGTCAATGCATAATATGGCACAGGAGGAGACTGTCTCAATGTCAGATTCTCCAAAAACAGCATTTTCTGCAACAGTTATATCGTCAAACTTCGTGTCTTTCCGAAACACTGTTTGGCGGACGTTTTCCCCAGGTATCCTGTCAGGAAACGTCATGAAGAAGACGAGGCACATACTAGTACCTAGCAGAGCTGGCATCATGGCGGTCAGGAGGGGAATGGCGAACCGACAGGATACCGACGTTACAGTGCCGTTCTACTACTAGTACCCCGCTTCTTCACACAGCCAAGTCAAGTCGAACCTGTTACCCTGTGCTGACAGGTCTGTGAATAGACGAGTATAAAGTGTTTCaaagaatatttgaaaaaataatgacCTCCACAATTTAGAAGTGCGGCATGTACATAGCACTTGAAAGAAACAAACTCATCATCATTCATCCATAATTCGTAGGGGAACATAGCACTACATTTCACGGTACCTGAATCGCATGTATAACCCATGCAGTGTTTGCGACAGATAGTCCAACGAAATCAAATCATAGCCGGTGTCGAGGGCTACCATGTGTCTTTCACTAGCGGTTATTTCATACATGTGCCTGGGAAGAATACGACTGTCGGTTTCTACTATCAAcaaaacagatgaaattgtTTTATCAACAAGGAATGCTGTAACACTCTAATGACAATTGAAAAATCGAACCATTTGAATTATTCTTGGTACAATCATTGGCGGGGAAAAGCAGTCACCTGTCTGCTTAAGAGAAGTAGGTTTAACGTAAGCTGACGTAGAGAAGAAGGTTTAACGTAAGCTGACGTAGAGAAGAAGGTTTAACGTAAGCTGACGTGGAGAAGAAGGTTTAATGTAAGCTGACGTAGAGAAGTAGGTTTAACGTAAGCTGAAGTAGAGAAGAAGGTTTAACGTAAGCTGACGTAGAGAAGAAAGTTTAACGTAAGCATGTAGGAAATGCACGAACATAGCAAGATGAATGATGACATTACGACAAATGGTTAACTACGCCTAAGACTGGTATGACCAATGACTTTTTGCTACTCCTaggtggcatttagaagttgttgtGATGAACAAATGGGAAAATCTAAAAGAGTCAGTGTAATGTCCAAAAGATAGAGGCTCCATGTAATGTCACATAGTAAGAGGCTCGGTATATCATTCTGCAGTAAGAGGCTCAGCATAACGTCCTGGAGTAGAATCTCGTTATACCGTCCAACAGTAAGAGGCTCAGTATAACGTCCTGGAGTAGAATCTCGTTATACCGTCCGACAGTAAGAGGCTCAGTATAACGTACTGGAGTAGAATCTTGTTATAACGTCCGACAGTAAGAGGCTCAGTATAACGTCCTGGAGTAGAATCTCGTTATAACGTATGACAGTAAGAGGCTCAGTATAACGTCCTGGAGTAGAATCTCGTTATAACGTCCGACAGTAAAAGGCTCAGTATAACGTCCTGGAGTAGAATCTCGTTATAACGTCCGACAGTAAGAGGCTCAGTATAACGTCCTGGAGTAGAATCTCGTTATACCGTCCGACAGTAAGAGGCTCAGTATAACGTCCTGGAGTAGAATCTCGTTATAACGTATGACAGTAAAAGGCTCAGTATAACGTCCTGGAGTAGAATCTCGTTATAACGTCCGACAGTAAGAGGCTCAGTATAACGTCCTGGAGTAGAATCTCGTTATAACTTATGACAGTAAGAGGCTCAGTATAACGTCCTGGAGTAGAATCTCGTTATACCGTCCGACAGTAAGAGGCTCAGTATAACGTCCTGGAGTAGAATCTCGTTATACCGTCCAACAGTAAGAGGCTCAGTATAACGTCCTGGAGTAGAATCTCGTTATACCGTCCAACAGTAAGAGGCTC is a window from the Haliotis asinina isolate JCU_RB_2024 chromosome 9, JCU_Hal_asi_v2, whole genome shotgun sequence genome containing:
- the LOC137297391 gene encoding uncharacterized protein, translating into MPALLGTSMCLVFFMTFPDRIPGENVRQTVFRKDTKFDDITVAENAVFGESDIETVSSCAILCIDHSGCESFFYNKYLQACSGQPSSLDTTTTGFNEPGSTYFKPVAPERVAGSCFDNVTATAISSAAEAVCGSGKNIQLASPGPHAQPLVTREMIIDGHCMEDKWNGNSGSKVSYFCIRNCLLGSTKECTSAVIRSDYLCQ